The following proteins come from a genomic window of Gordonia westfalica:
- a CDS encoding PE-PPE domain-containing protein, which produces MAKKTIYAVPGTWEIGPGNYPSTPVGMIKGVTDRLDRNIFDVQHVNYPARFGPIANNGEPPLSQLGSPSYDESVQMGVDEVVRLILAKPGKFGVIGYSQGGAIAARVGREVIHGRLKSRRQDALWIHTFGAPHRRPGSTFHQGNNLPWGGIVKSDPIGGFTAPGIDPIDWFDYALPNDIYANANPDSYLESGYDAVKDMSLVDPLGWGASVIQSVIDGALAEVVADFTNPQALARKTANTVEAVQRFGDSHTRYGIDQIKPGWTAITHSANHLNYWGSRR; this is translated from the coding sequence ATGGCCAAGAAAACGATCTACGCCGTCCCCGGTACCTGGGAAATCGGCCCCGGCAACTACCCGTCGACCCCGGTCGGAATGATCAAGGGCGTGACCGATCGACTCGATCGCAACATCTTCGACGTGCAGCACGTCAACTACCCGGCCCGGTTCGGCCCCATCGCCAACAACGGCGAGCCGCCGCTGTCCCAGCTCGGATCGCCCAGCTACGACGAGTCGGTGCAGATGGGCGTCGACGAGGTCGTGCGCCTGATCCTGGCCAAGCCGGGCAAGTTCGGCGTGATCGGCTATAGCCAGGGTGGCGCCATCGCTGCGCGCGTCGGCCGCGAGGTCATCCACGGCCGGCTCAAGTCCCGCCGCCAGGATGCCCTCTGGATTCACACATTCGGCGCGCCCCATCGGCGTCCCGGTTCGACGTTCCACCAGGGCAACAACCTGCCGTGGGGCGGCATCGTCAAGTCCGACCCGATCGGCGGATTCACCGCGCCGGGCATCGACCCGATCGACTGGTTCGACTACGCGCTGCCCAACGACATCTACGCCAACGCCAACCCCGACAGCTACCTCGAATCCGGCTACGACGCAGTCAAGGACATGAGCCTGGTCGACCCGCTCGGCTGGGGCGCGTCGGTCATCCAGTCGGTTATCGACGGCGCCCTGGCCGAGGTCGTCGCCGACTTCACCAACCCGCAGGCCCTGGCGCGCAAGACAGCCAACACCGTCGAGGCCGTGCAGCGATTCGGCGACAGCCACACCCGCTACGGCATCGACCAGATCAAGCCGGGTTGGACCGCGATCACCCACTCGGCCAACCACCTCAACTACTGGGGTTCGCGCCGCTGA
- a CDS encoding collagen-like protein yields the protein MTATTPKHALPYPTATDPVAKGHEQIRDLAMAVDAKLGAGGGAGTQGPKGDPGPAGPAGPIGPTGPKGDTGATGPAGPKGDTGTAGAEGPEGPRGPAGAAGERGPAGPKGDKGDPGERGPQGPPGPAGTGEGGEPIPGPEGPAGPKGDKGDPGETGPAGPTGPEGPRGPAGAQGPKGDTGATGPAGPKGDKGDTGPAGAQGPKGDTGAAGAKGDKGDTGPAGPAGASGLAIFSAASAQNVTHDTQTVIALGTTVVDTLGLTRQGGAFRIATSGYYRLTGQMSFVWKNSTAEKRLTIVITRGGIGGITQEAATQANMVTNGLNNASTVVYLGAGDLVHLQGFQFTGGTLATLYSVNNPVHLSQLAIERIAAA from the coding sequence ATGACCGCGACCACCCCGAAACACGCCCTGCCGTACCCGACCGCCACCGACCCGGTCGCCAAGGGCCACGAGCAGATTCGCGACCTGGCGATGGCCGTCGATGCCAAGCTGGGCGCCGGCGGTGGCGCCGGCACCCAGGGCCCAAAGGGCGACCCCGGCCCCGCCGGCCCGGCCGGCCCCATCGGCCCCACCGGGCCCAAGGGCGACACCGGGGCCACCGGCCCCGCCGGCCCGAAAGGTGACACCGGCACCGCCGGCGCCGAGGGACCGGAGGGCCCGCGCGGCCCGGCCGGCGCCGCCGGTGAGCGCGGCCCGGCCGGCCCGAAAGGCGACAAGGGCGATCCCGGCGAGCGCGGCCCCCAGGGCCCACCCGGCCCCGCCGGCACCGGCGAGGGCGGCGAACCGATCCCCGGCCCCGAGGGCCCCGCCGGCCCGAAAGGCGACAAGGGCGATCCCGGCGAGACCGGACCCGCCGGCCCCACCGGACCCGAGGGCCCACGAGGCCCGGCCGGCGCCCAGGGCCCCAAGGGCGACACCGGCGCCACCGGGCCCGCCGGCCCGAAAGGCGACAAGGGCGACACCGGACCCGCCGGCGCCCAGGGCCCCAAGGGCGACACCGGCGCGGCCGGCGCCAAAGGCGACAAGGGCGACACCGGCCCCGCCGGGCCCGCCGGCGCGAGCGGCCTGGCGATCTTCTCCGCTGCCAGCGCCCAGAACGTCACCCACGACACCCAGACAGTCATCGCCCTGGGGACCACCGTCGTCGACACCCTGGGCCTGACCCGCCAGGGTGGCGCGTTTCGTATCGCGACCTCGGGCTACTACCGCCTGACCGGACAAATGTCGTTCGTCTGGAAGAACTCGACCGCCGAGAAGCGCCTGACCATCGTCATCACACGCGGCGGCATCGGCGGGATCACCCAGGAAGCCGCGACCCAGGCGAACATGGTCACCAACGGACTCAACAACGCCTCGACGGTGGTCTACCTCGGTGCCGGCGACCTGGTGCACCTGCAAGGGTTCCAATTCACCGGCGGGACGCTGGCCACCCTGTACTCGGTCAACAATCCGGTGCACCTGTCCCAACTAGCCATCGAGCGGATCGCCGCGGCCTAG
- a CDS encoding DUF4185 domain-containing protein has protein sequence MDRLHRSELRWIIPACAVVVAGTAIGGPAAVVHAAPSIVLPSSGCAADLPPKPEERPADPRDLIPRLPDRFSIPLPYPRILPVPEPAPEKPVVRIPSEQPPKDPCSDPCPDITDPPKPRPDAGGPALSIEFPKITFDPAPRNIPVPVPNPNPPPLPPPPAAVAPGVDAGPVAARPARPRVSDVDLVSTLTGKGSTSRTDKRWQINGTDLGIMWESEPGKVAVVFGDTFGKGFRPPGANGRDWRSNVLGFSGDRKLSDGMSIDTMIQDSRCHAAELLSARRIDHYEMTVIPTSGFAIGERQFMTYMSVRTWGRIPGTWLTNHGGLAYSDDGGSTWTKDPYARWDNIFGVSQFQVSSMVPQGEYVYMFGTPNSRIGSVGLARVHRDHVLNKTAYQYWRNGRWVPARDGNVASVIFAGPAGEVSARYDEKSKRWQLTYLDAFRGAIMLRKAREPQGLWSEPAELVHSSKYDQLYGGFMHPWSSGEDLYFTMSTWTDYNVSLMRARVR, from the coding sequence ATGGACAGGCTGCACCGGAGCGAACTCCGGTGGATCATCCCGGCCTGCGCGGTCGTGGTCGCCGGCACCGCTATCGGCGGCCCGGCCGCGGTGGTGCACGCAGCACCGTCGATCGTCTTGCCGAGTTCGGGGTGTGCGGCGGATCTGCCACCGAAACCCGAGGAACGTCCCGCCGACCCGCGTGACCTGATCCCGCGTCTTCCCGACCGGTTCAGCATCCCGCTGCCGTATCCGAGGATCCTGCCGGTCCCCGAACCGGCACCGGAGAAGCCGGTGGTGCGCATCCCGTCGGAGCAGCCGCCGAAGGACCCGTGCTCCGATCCGTGCCCGGACATCACGGACCCGCCGAAGCCGAGGCCCGACGCCGGCGGGCCCGCGCTGAGCATCGAGTTCCCGAAGATCACCTTCGATCCGGCGCCCCGGAACATCCCGGTCCCGGTGCCCAACCCGAACCCGCCGCCGCTTCCGCCGCCACCTGCAGCTGTCGCCCCCGGCGTCGACGCCGGACCGGTGGCAGCCAGGCCGGCCCGCCCGCGGGTGTCGGACGTCGATCTCGTCAGCACGCTCACCGGCAAGGGCTCGACGAGCCGCACCGACAAGCGCTGGCAGATCAACGGCACCGACCTCGGGATCATGTGGGAGTCCGAACCGGGCAAGGTCGCGGTCGTCTTCGGCGACACCTTCGGCAAGGGCTTCCGCCCACCGGGAGCCAACGGTCGCGACTGGCGCTCCAACGTGCTCGGGTTCTCCGGCGACCGGAAACTGTCCGACGGGATGAGCATCGACACGATGATCCAGGACAGCCGATGCCACGCCGCCGAACTGCTCAGCGCGCGACGCATCGACCACTACGAGATGACCGTCATCCCGACCTCCGGTTTCGCAATCGGGGAGCGGCAGTTCATGACCTACATGTCGGTGCGCACCTGGGGCAGGATCCCCGGGACGTGGCTGACCAACCACGGTGGGCTGGCGTACTCCGACGACGGCGGGTCGACGTGGACGAAGGACCCGTACGCGCGGTGGGACAACATCTTCGGCGTCAGCCAGTTCCAGGTGTCGTCGATGGTGCCGCAGGGCGAATACGTGTACATGTTCGGCACGCCCAACTCGCGGATCGGTTCGGTGGGCCTCGCCCGGGTCCACCGCGACCACGTGCTGAACAAGACCGCCTACCAGTACTGGCGCAACGGCCGATGGGTCCCGGCGCGCGACGGCAACGTCGCATCGGTGATCTTCGCCGGACCGGCCGGTGAGGTGTCGGCCCGGTACGACGAGAAGTCGAAGCGCTGGCAGCTGACCTACCTCGACGCATTCCGCGGCGCGATCATGCTGCGCAAAGCCCGCGAGCCGCAAGGACTCTGGTCCGAACCCGCCGAGCTCGTCCACTCGTCGAAGTACGACCAGCTCTACGGCGGTTTCATGCACCCGTGGTCGAGCGGAGAGGACCTGTACTTCACCATGTCGACCTGGACCGACTACAACGTCTCACTGATGCGGGCGCGCGTTCGCTGA
- a CDS encoding phage portal protein, giving the protein MPSRLSGVSLASPFAPHPSHLATVAYADIFGGRPPAALTRAEAMSVPAVARSRHLIAGTIGRLPLRVLRGDTVIETPSWVDRTDSELSPFHRLLWTVDDLMFYGWSLWRVRRGAEGAVTHADRVPFDGWAFDTSAEGATIITVDGDPVPANSVALIPGAHEGLLEFAARAVRHASMLVDAADRAAETPTPNVELHQTTDAPLTKTEISDLVAEWAKARRGVNGGVAYTNKAIEAKFHGEVSAQLLIEGRNAAAVDIARVVGIPASMIDATGPSASLTYETSQGRNAEFVDYGLAPYMAAITARLGMDDLLPRGQRIEFDLERFTNAALTSLGTQDDDAGNGPETAGVESPAPATEPAGASSTAPAGSTPRAVA; this is encoded by the coding sequence ATGCCGTCTCGGCTGTCGGGCGTGTCGCTGGCCTCACCATTCGCCCCGCACCCGTCGCACCTGGCCACCGTCGCCTACGCCGACATCTTCGGCGGCCGGCCGCCGGCGGCGCTGACCCGCGCCGAGGCCATGAGCGTGCCGGCGGTGGCCCGCTCTCGCCACCTGATCGCCGGCACCATCGGGCGTCTGCCGCTGCGCGTGCTGCGCGGAGACACCGTCATCGAGACCCCGTCGTGGGTCGACCGCACCGACTCGGAGCTGTCGCCATTTCACCGCCTGCTCTGGACCGTTGACGACCTGATGTTCTACGGCTGGTCGCTGTGGCGTGTACGTCGCGGCGCCGAGGGTGCGGTGACCCACGCCGACCGCGTGCCGTTCGACGGCTGGGCGTTCGACACCAGCGCCGAGGGCGCCACGATCATCACCGTGGACGGCGACCCGGTGCCCGCCAACTCGGTGGCCCTGATCCCCGGCGCCCACGAGGGTCTGCTGGAATTCGCCGCCCGCGCCGTACGCCACGCCTCGATGCTGGTCGACGCCGCCGACCGCGCGGCCGAAACCCCCACGCCCAACGTCGAGCTGCACCAGACCACCGACGCCCCGCTGACCAAAACCGAGATCAGTGACCTGGTCGCCGAGTGGGCCAAGGCCCGGCGCGGGGTCAACGGCGGCGTGGCCTACACGAACAAGGCGATCGAGGCCAAGTTCCACGGCGAGGTCTCGGCGCAACTGCTGATCGAGGGCCGCAACGCCGCCGCCGTCGACATCGCCCGCGTGGTCGGCATCCCGGCCAGCATGATCGACGCCACCGGGCCCTCGGCGTCGCTGACCTACGAGACCAGCCAGGGCCGTAATGCCGAGTTCGTCGACTACGGTCTGGCGCCCTACATGGCCGCGATCACCGCGCGCCTGGGCATGGACGACCTGCTGCCGCGCGGCCAGCGCATCGAGTTCGACCTGGAACGCTTCACCAACGCCGCGCTGACCAGCCTGGGCACCCAGGACGACGACGCCGGCAACGGCCCCGAGACCGCCGGCGTTGAGTCCCCAGCGCCGGCCACCGAACCGGCCGGCGCGTCTTCCACCGCGCCGGCCGGCTCGACCCCGAGGGCCGTCGCATGA
- a CDS encoding neutral/alkaline ceramidase — MDVTRRQLIAGAAVTAAGAGLALGTSQAGRASAAPGDSTDYLVGCGIGDVTGAVAGQGMMGYSNPEQVAAGLLQRCWARAYIIVDRATGKRVVFLTADIACLFSSHHMGLMEKLRRRFGSLYTESNVNLNAQHSHASCGGTAWDYAYSLAAFGFKKNSYDAEVDGMFAAIVRAHENLAPGTITIGREELHNASANRSRVAFDANPSSEKKLFPNAIDPQVTVLRLRHAGGKDVGAITWFSTHGTSLADHNVLIAGDNKGYASYLWERTQPGFVAAFPQTNAGDMTPNLSLKWFEPSGPTTDNKRNCELIGERQYVAGRRAFDATRPMTRGGVDSVTRYVDMSAVRVAGTFTPDGKPASTTPAMMGAAAAATSSEDNYEQPLPLLVEGMTNPLFAALGGDKKPPIAPWMRDMQAPKLILFPLGLLPPSGWIPSMVPLQIMRIGELVLVAVPAEVTVVAGLRLRRVVADELRVDIDNVLVQGYSNSYTQYVTTPEEYDLQQYEGGETQYGRYTLPAYMQEFAKLAGAMASGRSLGRGPAPVDKSGLQPDLLPPVPADRPVAGHTYGDVLRQPRDSYGVGQAVRVEFVGAHPNNDFRHGGTYLEVQRREGGTWRTVADDNDWSTEFRWARPPGSLDTSRITISWRPGAGTSGTYRVRYLGNSRDGSGRIRPISGTSRTFEVR; from the coding sequence GTGGACGTGACACGGAGACAACTGATCGCCGGTGCGGCGGTGACCGCGGCAGGTGCCGGGCTGGCGCTCGGCACGAGCCAGGCCGGCCGGGCATCGGCCGCCCCCGGCGACTCGACCGACTACCTCGTCGGTTGCGGCATCGGTGATGTCACGGGAGCCGTTGCCGGACAGGGCATGATGGGCTACTCCAACCCCGAGCAGGTCGCGGCCGGATTGCTGCAACGATGCTGGGCGCGTGCCTACATCATCGTCGACCGGGCGACCGGCAAGCGCGTGGTCTTCTTGACGGCCGACATCGCGTGCCTGTTCTCCTCGCACCACATGGGGCTGATGGAGAAGCTGCGCAGGCGTTTCGGCTCGCTGTACACGGAGTCGAACGTCAACCTCAATGCGCAGCACTCGCACGCGTCCTGCGGCGGAACCGCCTGGGACTACGCGTATTCGCTCGCCGCGTTCGGCTTCAAGAAGAATTCCTACGACGCCGAGGTCGACGGCATGTTCGCCGCCATCGTGCGGGCGCACGAGAACCTGGCACCCGGCACGATCACCATCGGCCGCGAGGAACTGCACAACGCCAGCGCGAACCGCTCCAGGGTCGCCTTCGACGCCAACCCGTCGTCGGAGAAGAAGCTGTTCCCCAACGCGATCGATCCGCAGGTCACCGTCCTCCGCCTACGGCACGCCGGCGGCAAGGATGTCGGGGCCATCACCTGGTTCTCGACCCACGGGACGTCACTCGCCGACCACAACGTGCTGATCGCCGGTGACAACAAGGGGTACGCCAGCTATCTCTGGGAGCGCACCCAACCGGGCTTCGTCGCCGCCTTCCCGCAGACCAACGCCGGCGACATGACCCCCAACCTCTCCCTCAAGTGGTTCGAGCCGAGTGGTCCGACCACCGACAACAAGCGCAACTGTGAACTCATCGGTGAGCGCCAGTATGTCGCCGGGCGACGCGCCTTCGACGCCACCCGTCCGATGACGCGCGGTGGCGTCGACTCCGTCACGCGGTACGTGGACATGTCCGCGGTGCGGGTGGCCGGAACCTTCACGCCCGATGGGAAACCCGCGTCGACGACGCCGGCGATGATGGGTGCCGCCGCTGCGGCGACCAGCAGTGAGGACAACTACGAACAGCCGCTCCCCCTCCTCGTCGAGGGTATGACCAACCCGCTGTTCGCCGCCCTCGGCGGCGACAAGAAGCCGCCGATCGCCCCGTGGATGCGGGACATGCAGGCGCCCAAGCTGATCCTCTTCCCGCTCGGGCTCCTGCCGCCGTCGGGGTGGATTCCGTCGATGGTCCCGCTGCAGATCATGCGGATCGGCGAGCTCGTGCTCGTCGCGGTACCGGCCGAGGTGACCGTCGTCGCGGGACTCCGACTTCGTCGGGTGGTCGCCGACGAATTGCGCGTCGACATCGACAACGTACTGGTGCAGGGCTATTCGAACAGTTACACCCAGTACGTCACCACCCCGGAGGAATACGACCTGCAGCAGTACGAGGGCGGCGAAACCCAGTACGGCCGTTACACACTGCCCGCGTACATGCAGGAGTTCGCGAAGCTCGCCGGCGCGATGGCTTCCGGGCGCAGCCTGGGTCGCGGTCCGGCTCCGGTCGACAAATCCGGACTACAGCCCGATCTGCTCCCGCCGGTGCCCGCCGACCGCCCCGTCGCCGGGCACACGTACGGAGACGTCCTCCGGCAGCCGCGCGACTCCTACGGTGTCGGGCAGGCCGTGAGGGTCGAGTTCGTCGGCGCCCACCCCAACAACGACTTCCGTCACGGCGGAACATATCTGGAGGTCCAGCGACGAGAAGGAGGCACGTGGCGGACGGTCGCCGACGACAACGACTGGTCCACCGAGTTCCGGTGGGCGCGTCCCCCGGGCAGCCTCGACACCTCCCGCATCACGATCAGTTGGCGTCCTGGCGCGGGGACGTCGGGAACATACCGGGTGAGGTACCTCGGGAACAGCCGCGACGGCAGCGGACGCATCCGTCCGATCAGCGGGACGTCGAGGACGTTCGAGGTGAGATGA
- a CDS encoding TetR/AcrR family transcriptional regulator produces the protein MPVEERRELLLESAFRVIARHGVDGATTRAICAEAGVTLSTFHYVFATRDELLAALVERGTEKELTAVGAALGEGTQNISHGRTGVVTILQTALSAYIDGVEADPDREQAMISLNQYARQTDGLSDLGAHMYLRYYAAIAEALDGVAAATGTGWNRPTTELAPLVLAATDGITLSYLNIGDRAVCDLIADAVVTTLSTHIIDAEDTDRPENTPEKA, from the coding sequence ATGCCCGTCGAAGAACGTCGAGAACTGTTGTTGGAGTCCGCATTTCGGGTGATAGCCCGACACGGGGTCGACGGCGCGACCACGCGCGCGATCTGCGCGGAGGCCGGGGTGACCCTGTCGACCTTCCATTACGTGTTCGCCACCCGCGACGAACTCCTCGCCGCACTCGTCGAACGCGGAACCGAGAAGGAACTGACCGCGGTGGGAGCCGCGCTCGGCGAGGGCACCCAGAACATCTCGCACGGGCGAACCGGTGTGGTGACGATCCTGCAGACCGCGCTCTCCGCCTACATCGACGGGGTCGAGGCCGACCCCGACCGCGAGCAGGCGATGATCTCGCTCAACCAATACGCAAGGCAGACGGACGGACTCAGCGACCTCGGCGCCCATATGTACCTCCGCTACTACGCGGCGATCGCCGAAGCGCTCGACGGTGTCGCCGCGGCCACCGGCACCGGCTGGAACCGACCGACCACCGAACTGGCACCGCTCGTCCTCGCGGCCACCGACGGAATCACCCTGTCGTACCTCAACATCGGGGACCGCGCCGTCTGCGACCTCATCGCCGACGCCGTGGTGACCACCCTGTCGACGCACATCATCGACGCCGAGGACACCGATCGCCCCGAGAACACCCCAGAGAAAGCCTGA
- a CDS encoding peptidoglycan recognition protein family protein, with protein MSALGVPFGKYRGWVGDPIWLAEVITAAGLPLIEHEGWRNNGHGDFLRLLGVLCHHTAGGGSNDWRIVANGRPDLDGPLAQIVLERDGTVRLIAVGVCWHAGRGDWPGWPTNNANYHTIGIEAVSRGDGSDWTPIQLRNYRILCAAILNALGLSGV; from the coding sequence ATGAGCGCCCTGGGCGTGCCGTTCGGCAAGTACCGCGGATGGGTCGGCGACCCGATCTGGCTGGCCGAGGTCATCACCGCCGCCGGCCTACCGCTGATCGAGCACGAAGGTTGGCGCAACAACGGGCACGGCGACTTTCTGCGCCTGCTCGGCGTGCTGTGCCACCACACCGCCGGCGGTGGCTCGAACGATTGGCGCATCGTCGCCAACGGTCGACCCGACCTGGACGGCCCGCTGGCCCAGATCGTGCTCGAACGCGACGGCACCGTACGCCTGATCGCCGTCGGCGTCTGCTGGCACGCCGGCCGAGGCGACTGGCCCGGCTGGCCCACCAACAACGCCAACTATCACACCATCGGCATCGAGGCCGTCAGTCGCGGCGACGGCTCGGACTGGACGCCAATCCAGTTGCGCAACTACCGAATTCTGTGCGCCGCGATCCTCAACGCCCTCGGGCTGAGCGGAGTCTGA
- a CDS encoding helix-turn-helix domain-containing protein — MTAEVAIPPLSTAEVAARLGVTTVTVIRWARAGTLPAMKMPGRTGAYLFDADTVARFAAKREATA, encoded by the coding sequence ATGACCGCAGAGGTTGCAATACCGCCCCTGTCTACAGCCGAGGTCGCCGCGCGCCTCGGTGTGACAACTGTCACCGTCATTCGCTGGGCGAGGGCCGGCACGCTGCCGGCGATGAAGATGCCCGGCCGCACCGGCGCCTACCTGTTCGACGCCGACACCGTCGCAAGGTTCGCCGCGAAACGTGAGGCGACCGCGTGA
- a CDS encoding HNH endonuclease signature motif containing protein encodes MQHWTIHDWRYPTMTALPAWAGDYSRRLTALCLATYGDTCHLCGRPGATTADHLIPRSVSYDDSLANLRPAHQRCNSARGAMPIETWRARFTASTAPRSSRWSRPSSSLTPQVSAALRPAAFFSPNAQNKGSVHTEKPSETTKGPDNATT; translated from the coding sequence ATGCAGCACTGGACGATCCACGATTGGAGGTATCCCACAATGACCGCACTGCCGGCCTGGGCTGGTGACTACTCCCGTCGTCTGACCGCACTGTGTCTGGCCACCTACGGCGACACCTGCCATCTGTGTGGTCGACCCGGTGCCACCACCGCCGATCACCTGATCCCTCGATCAGTCAGCTACGACGACAGCCTGGCCAACCTGCGCCCGGCCCACCAGCGATGCAACTCTGCGCGCGGCGCCATGCCCATCGAGACGTGGCGGGCCCGATTCACTGCGTCGACCGCGCCGCGATCGTCGCGATGGTCTCGGCCGTCGAGTTCTTTGACACCGCAGGTCAGCGCAGCCCTGCGCCCTGCTGCTTTTTTCTCCCCAAACGCCCAGAACAAGGGGTCGGTACACACCGAAAAGCCAAGCGAGACAACGAAAGGGCCCGACAATGCCACGACCTGA
- a CDS encoding L,D-transpeptidase has product MGTVRSSRRTPLIISGVLLAIIALVTSCSQEPSYSDNVTSSSLFDDLLKPAVDITELNDQPLSDNTVGVQPGAPIKVTTSEGTLSRVLITKSDGTPLKGTFTDNDTVWVSNEALGYNRTYTLETDAVGIGGAVTKKVTFTTSSPNNLTQAYLTPSPGETVGVGQPVAVKFDEPIPNRRAAQKAIKVTTDPPVEGAFYWISDSEVRWRPKEYWKPGTKVRVAVNTYGIDLGDGLYGQENVRTNFTVGRRMVITADDNTKQVVFERDGKVIKSMPTSMGKPGDETDNGIYLIADKHDHIIMDSSTYGVPVNSSNGYRTPVDYATRMSYSGIFFHSAPWSVWAQGNTNTSHGCLNLSPENALWVMNNTLRGDPVVVKNTTGGTLSGTDGLGDWNIPWSEWRKGNAGNS; this is encoded by the coding sequence ATGGGGACCGTTCGTTCTTCTCGACGGACACCGCTGATCATCAGCGGTGTTCTTCTTGCGATCATCGCGCTTGTCACGTCGTGCTCACAGGAGCCGTCGTACTCCGACAACGTGACGAGCTCGAGCCTGTTCGACGATCTGCTCAAGCCCGCCGTCGACATCACCGAGCTGAACGATCAGCCGCTGAGCGACAACACGGTCGGCGTGCAGCCGGGTGCCCCCATCAAGGTCACCACGAGCGAGGGCACGCTCAGCCGGGTCCTCATCACCAAGTCGGACGGGACCCCGCTGAAGGGCACCTTCACCGACAACGACACCGTCTGGGTCAGCAACGAGGCGCTCGGCTACAACCGCACCTACACGCTGGAGACCGACGCGGTCGGCATCGGCGGCGCGGTCACCAAGAAAGTCACCTTCACCACAAGCAGCCCCAACAACCTGACGCAGGCCTACCTGACCCCGAGCCCGGGTGAGACCGTCGGCGTCGGCCAGCCGGTCGCGGTGAAGTTCGACGAGCCGATCCCGAACCGTCGCGCCGCGCAGAAGGCCATCAAGGTCACCACCGACCCGCCGGTCGAGGGCGCGTTCTACTGGATCAGCGACAGCGAGGTCCGGTGGCGCCCGAAGGAGTACTGGAAGCCCGGCACCAAGGTGCGGGTCGCCGTCAACACCTACGGCATCGACCTCGGTGACGGTCTGTACGGCCAGGAGAACGTCCGCACCAACTTCACCGTCGGGCGCCGGATGGTCATCACCGCCGACGACAACACCAAGCAGGTGGTCTTCGAGCGTGACGGCAAGGTCATCAAGAGCATGCCGACGTCGATGGGCAAGCCCGGCGACGAGACCGACAACGGCATCTACCTGATCGCCGACAAGCACGACCACATCATCATGGACTCGTCGACCTACGGCGTGCCGGTCAACTCGTCCAACGGGTATCGCACTCCTGTCGACTACGCGACGCGGATGTCCTACAGCGGCATCTTCTTCCATTCGGCGCCGTGGTCGGTGTGGGCCCAGGGCAACACCAACACGAGCCACGGGTGCCTCAACCTGAGCCCGGAGAACGCGCTCTGGGTCATGAACAACACGCTGCGCGGCGACCCGGTGGTCGTCAAGAACACCACCGGCGGAACCCTCTCCGGCACCGACGGCCTCGGGGACTGGAACATCCCGTGGTCGGAGTGGCGCAAGGGCAACGCGGGCAACTCCTGA
- a CDS encoding tyrosine-type recombinase/integrase, whose amino-acid sequence MWSADIQDYESELIAGNLTAQTRALRVYHLRRFAADHPLSPLGTITRTDLIAWLAAHDWSAETRRSYRASLRRFFAWAHACGRVAVDPAATLPAIRPPRALPRPTPDVVLAAGLAGADERVRLMLELIDACGLRRGEVCRIHSRDVVPDLVGYSLRIQGKGGNVRIVPVPARLARQIIDAAGWVFPGAIEGHLSPRRVGELVAEALPDGWTAHTLRHRFATRAYSVSHDLRAVQELLGHAKPETTAIYTMIQPDRLRAVAEATWAA is encoded by the coding sequence ATGTGGTCGGCAGATATTCAGGATTACGAATCGGAGTTGATCGCGGGCAATCTCACGGCGCAGACGCGCGCCTTGCGGGTGTATCACCTGCGCCGGTTCGCCGCCGACCACCCGTTGAGCCCGCTGGGCACCATCACGCGCACCGATCTGATCGCCTGGCTGGCCGCCCACGACTGGTCGGCCGAGACGCGCCGGTCCTACCGGGCCTCGCTGCGCCGGTTCTTTGCCTGGGCGCACGCGTGTGGGCGTGTGGCTGTCGATCCCGCCGCGACGTTGCCGGCGATCCGGCCACCGCGCGCGTTGCCGCGTCCCACGCCCGATGTGGTGCTCGCGGCCGGGCTGGCCGGCGCCGATGAGCGGGTGCGGTTGATGCTCGAACTGATCGACGCGTGCGGGCTGCGCCGGGGTGAGGTGTGTCGTATCCACAGCCGCGACGTGGTGCCCGACCTGGTCGGCTACTCGCTGCGTATCCAGGGCAAGGGTGGCAACGTGCGCATTGTGCCGGTGCCGGCGCGCCTGGCCCGGCAGATCATCGACGCGGCCGGGTGGGTGTTCCCCGGTGCGATCGAGGGCCACCTGTCCCCGCGCCGGGTCGGTGAGCTGGTCGCCGAGGCGTTGCCCGACGGGTGGACGGCGCACACGTTGCGGCATCGGTTCGCCACGCGGGCCTACTCGGTCAGCCACGACCTGCGCGCGGTCCAGGAACTACTCGGCCACGCCAAACCCGAGACCACCGCGATCTACACGATGATTCAGCCCGATCGGCTACGCGCGGTCGCCGAAGCGACCTGGGCGGCCTAG